The following proteins are co-located in the Microcystis wesenbergii NRERC-220 genome:
- the crtB gene encoding 15-cis-phytoene synthase CrtB: MLQLPKPTHPTKPLVSLAESYELCRRITEKYSKTFYLGTLLMPKPKRQAIWAIYVWCRRTDELVDGPQARLTTSETLDLWEKQLETVFSGVALEDADVALVDTLEKFPMDIQPFRDMIAGQQMDLYRSRYQTFDELKLYCYRVAGTVGLMSSAVLGLEDGDRSAPWRRNQSVYIPQEEAIDLGIANQLTNILRDVGEDVHRGRIYLPLEDLERFNYSEDDLLKGVNDDRWQALMRFQIERARYYYDSAERGIRALNPDSRWPVWAALLLYQGILDVIEANNYDVFARRAFVPLPKKMLYLPVAWLRSQAL; the protein is encoded by the coding sequence ATGCTCCAATTGCCAAAACCGACCCACCCCACCAAACCCCTCGTCTCCCTTGCGGAGTCCTACGAACTCTGTCGCCGGATTACAGAGAAGTATTCCAAAACGTTTTATCTCGGTACTCTCCTGATGCCGAAACCAAAACGTCAAGCGATCTGGGCAATTTATGTCTGGTGTCGTCGTACCGATGAACTGGTCGATGGCCCCCAAGCCCGGTTAACTACCTCTGAAACCCTCGATTTATGGGAAAAACAGCTAGAAACCGTCTTTTCTGGGGTTGCCCTTGAGGATGCCGATGTCGCTCTCGTGGATACTCTAGAAAAGTTCCCCATGGATATCCAACCCTTTCGGGATATGATCGCCGGGCAACAGATGGATCTCTATCGCAGTCGTTATCAAACCTTTGATGAACTAAAACTGTACTGCTATCGGGTAGCGGGGACGGTGGGGTTAATGTCCAGCGCGGTGTTAGGATTGGAAGATGGCGATCGCTCGGCTCCTTGGCGACGCAATCAAAGCGTCTATATCCCTCAAGAAGAAGCGATCGATCTGGGTATTGCCAATCAATTAACCAATATTTTGCGGGATGTGGGGGAAGATGTCCATCGTGGGCGGATTTATCTACCTTTAGAGGATTTAGAGCGTTTTAACTACAGCGAAGACGATTTACTCAAAGGGGTTAATGATGACCGTTGGCAGGCGTTAATGCGCTTCCAAATTGAGCGCGCCCGTTATTACTACGATTCCGCCGAAAGGGGGATTCGCGCCCTTAATCCCGATTCCCGTTGGCCGGTTTGGGCGGCTTTACTGCTTTATCAAGGCATTTTAGACGTAATTGAAGCAAATAATTACGATGTCTTTGCCCGTCGTGCCTTCGTGCCTTTACCCAAGAAAATGCTCTATTTACCCGTGGCTTGGTTGCGATCGCAGGCGTTATAA
- the pds gene encoding 15-cis-phytoene desaturase produces the protein MRVAIAGAGLAGLSCAKYLVDAGHTPIVLERRDVLGGKIAAWKDADGDWYETGLHIFFGAYPNMLQLFQELGIEDRLQWKEHSMIFNQPEKPGTYSRFDFPDIPAPINGIVAILRNNDMLTWEEKIKFGLGLIPAIVKGQSYVEEMDKYSWSEWLEKQNIPPRVEKEVFIAMSKALNFIDPNEISATILLTALNRFLQEKNGSKMAFLDGSPPERLCQPLVDYISARGGEVRLNAPLKEILLNEDGTVKAFLMRGLDGGEDYLFEADIYVSAMPVDPLKVLLPKPWQEDKFFQKLEGLEGVPVINLHLWFDRKLTDIDHLLFSRSPLLSVYADMSNTCKEYANPDRSMLELVLAPAHDWITKSDEEIIAATMKELEKLFPQHFTGDNPSQLLKYHLVKTPRSVYKATPGRQAYRPSQKTPIENFYLAGDYTMQKYLGSMEGAVLSGKLAAAVISKDHPAAPLNPNKTQSTPVSSAR, from the coding sequence ATGCGAGTTGCGATCGCTGGTGCGGGACTAGCCGGATTATCTTGTGCGAAATACCTTGTCGATGCGGGACATACGCCCATCGTACTGGAACGTCGCGATGTATTAGGGGGAAAAATTGCCGCTTGGAAAGATGCCGATGGGGACTGGTACGAAACCGGTTTACATATCTTCTTTGGCGCTTATCCCAATATGCTGCAATTATTCCAAGAATTAGGCATAGAGGATCGCCTACAGTGGAAAGAACACTCGATGATCTTCAATCAGCCGGAAAAACCTGGGACCTATTCGCGGTTTGACTTCCCTGATATTCCCGCCCCAATTAACGGTATTGTTGCCATTCTCCGCAATAACGATATGTTAACTTGGGAGGAAAAAATTAAATTTGGACTCGGTTTAATCCCTGCCATTGTTAAAGGACAAAGTTACGTCGAGGAGATGGATAAATATTCTTGGTCGGAATGGTTAGAGAAACAAAACATACCCCCTAGGGTAGAAAAAGAAGTGTTTATCGCTATGTCGAAAGCCCTAAACTTTATCGATCCTAACGAGATTTCCGCCACGATTCTACTAACAGCCCTCAACCGCTTTTTACAGGAGAAAAACGGCTCAAAAATGGCTTTTCTCGACGGTTCACCCCCGGAAAGACTCTGCCAACCTTTAGTCGATTACATCAGCGCTAGAGGTGGCGAAGTGCGCTTAAATGCCCCTTTAAAAGAGATTCTCTTAAATGAAGATGGCACGGTTAAAGCCTTCTTAATGCGCGGTTTAGACGGTGGGGAAGATTATCTTTTTGAAGCCGATATTTATGTTTCTGCGATGCCTGTAGATCCTTTAAAAGTTTTACTGCCTAAGCCTTGGCAAGAGGATAAATTCTTTCAAAAATTAGAAGGATTAGAAGGGGTTCCTGTTATTAATTTACACCTCTGGTTTGATCGCAAACTAACCGACATCGATCATTTATTATTCTCCCGTTCGCCCTTACTCAGTGTTTATGCTGACATGAGCAACACCTGTAAAGAATACGCTAACCCCGATCGCTCGATGTTAGAATTAGTTCTCGCTCCCGCTCACGATTGGATTACTAAATCCGATGAAGAAATTATCGCCGCCACGATGAAAGAACTAGAAAAACTCTTTCCCCAACATTTTACTGGCGATAATCCCAGTCAATTGTTAAAATATCATCTGGTGAAAACTCCCCGATCGGTTTATAAAGCCACCCCTGGCCGACAAGCTTATCGACCTTCTCAAAAAACTCCGATCGAGAATTTTTATCTCGCCGGTGACTATACCATGCAAAAATATTTAGGAAGCATGGAAGGAGCGGTTTTATCGGGGAAATTAGCGGCAGCAGTGATCAGCAAAGATCACCCCGCAGCACCGCTAAACCCGAATAAAACCCAATCTACACCAGTGTCCAGCGCTCGTTAA